A region from the Verrucomicrobiota bacterium genome encodes:
- a CDS encoding fatty acid desaturase, translating into MRIKHWDNFGFIAGYHLLLLFLIPSYISHFSWSSLVLCGVTYILGGFAITAGYHRLFSHRTYKASPVFECLNLFFATLAIEASALQWSNDHRMHHTHVDTDQDPYNIHRGFFYAHIGWLFVHHVPIIDSNVMDLKKNPRVMFQYKHMLLLSLVSNGLVFGIGCLFMHPVAALFAGVLLRVFLIHHCTWFINSLAHMWGSKTYAKELTAVDNGLLAFLTFGEGYHNYHHALANDYRNGVRWFHFDPTKWLLWTCSKIGLVSDLRRVHKIRLQKILVNKDKDLLLERFKTELDEKAIEFRKRAEELAHAFEDKASVILAKVRELKDATDAKRKLLKQEIRELKRELRVYWNEWIELTQFAVRNYNLAHAY; encoded by the coding sequence ATGCGAATTAAACATTGGGACAACTTTGGCTTTATAGCGGGTTACCACCTTCTCCTTCTTTTTTTAATCCCTTCCTATATTAGCCATTTCAGTTGGTCGTCGCTAGTCCTTTGTGGAGTCACTTACATATTGGGTGGATTTGCGATAACTGCCGGTTATCACCGCTTGTTTTCTCACAGGACCTACAAAGCGAGTCCTGTTTTTGAGTGTCTTAATCTTTTCTTCGCTACCCTGGCTATTGAAGCATCTGCGCTCCAATGGTCCAACGATCACCGTATGCATCACACGCATGTGGATACGGACCAAGATCCTTATAATATTCATCGCGGTTTCTTTTATGCCCACATTGGTTGGTTGTTTGTCCACCATGTGCCCATTATTGACAGCAACGTTATGGATTTAAAAAAGAATCCGCGGGTTATGTTTCAGTACAAACATATGCTTCTGCTGTCATTGGTATCCAATGGCCTTGTTTTCGGGATTGGCTGTTTGTTTATGCACCCTGTAGCTGCATTGTTTGCCGGTGTGTTATTGCGCGTCTTTTTGATCCACCATTGCACCTGGTTTATTAATTCACTTGCTCATATGTGGGGCTCAAAAACATACGCCAAAGAGCTCACTGCGGTAGATAACGGTTTACTTGCTTTTTTGACTTTCGGCGAAGGCTATCACAATTATCACCATGCGCTTGCCAATGATTACCGCAATGGCGTTCGTTGGTTTCATTTTGATCCGACAAAATGGTTGCTTTGGACCTGTTCCAAAATCGGCTTGGTATCCGACCTCCGTCGTGTTCACAAAATTCGGCTACAAAAGATTCTCGTAAACAAGGACAAGGATTTGTTGCTGGAGCGTTTTAAAACTGAGCTCGATGAGAAAGCCATTGAGTTTCGGAAACGCGCTGAAGAATTAGCTCATGCATTTGAAGATAAAGCGTCTGTGATTCTAGCAAAAGTGAGAGAGTTAAAGGATGCGACCGATGCAAAGCGCAAATTGTTAAAGCAGGAGATACGGGAGCTTAAGCGTGAGCTTCGTGTCTATTGGAATGAGTGGATCGAGCTTACGCAATTTGCCGTCAGGAATTACAATTTAGCTCACGCCTACTAA
- a CDS encoding TolC family protein yields MPKSRTIVLVTALSTFVLLSGCVTKAPPSQADKLPVQAPNSYYNDHDRTPFWNDGWTQDIQDPQLPKIIAEALEHNYNLLLAEGRLEAAMATAVIQGSAKYPSLNMITTGSRAQRNPSGGNQINSPRSNTFALTGRTTWELDIWGIVRDQANAGYADYQASVEDFRAARFSIAAQTARAWYRAISSELQLDIAIESLETFESNLQIIEENFKRGIARALDLHLVRANVANAKSDYEGRLRTRDGDHRSLEILLGRYPSREIQVTKVFPAFKNSIPVGLPDELLNRRPDIRAAERRLASDSMNIKAAKKAMLPGINLNGNFGTSTREIDNVLEIEDLRYQVWNFGYNINLPVFQGGRLLAAKDRAYAVYTQSLANYAQTVLEAFEEVETSLADESSLLRDEAALRETVVEYEAAVELAWEQYGRGLVDIITVLDSQRRLYNANRSLIIVSNQRIQGRIGLYQALGGGFVADNDESQIIK; encoded by the coding sequence ATGCCTAAAAGCCGAACTATTGTCCTCGTTACTGCTTTATCTACATTTGTTCTTTTGAGCGGGTGCGTAACGAAAGCTCCTCCCAGTCAGGCAGACAAGTTACCCGTTCAAGCACCCAATAGTTATTATAACGACCATGATCGTACACCCTTTTGGAATGATGGGTGGACACAGGATATCCAGGATCCTCAATTGCCAAAGATTATTGCTGAGGCCCTGGAGCATAACTACAATCTTCTATTGGCCGAAGGCAGACTGGAAGCCGCGATGGCCACAGCCGTTATTCAGGGTTCCGCAAAGTACCCCAGTTTGAACATGATCACCACCGGTTCTCGTGCTCAACGAAACCCTTCAGGAGGTAATCAGATTAATAGTCCACGGAGTAATACCTTCGCTCTCACAGGACGTACTACCTGGGAGTTGGATATTTGGGGCATTGTTCGCGACCAGGCCAATGCCGGCTATGCCGACTATCAGGCTTCTGTTGAAGACTTCAGGGCCGCCCGATTTTCCATCGCCGCGCAAACAGCTCGTGCCTGGTACCGTGCCATTTCATCGGAATTACAGTTAGATATAGCGATAGAAAGCTTGGAGACCTTTGAGTCGAACTTGCAAATCATCGAAGAGAATTTCAAACGGGGTATTGCGAGAGCGTTGGATTTGCACCTCGTTAGGGCTAATGTGGCTAATGCGAAGAGTGATTATGAGGGACGCCTTCGTACTCGAGACGGGGATCATCGCTCACTCGAAATACTTCTTGGGAGGTATCCCTCCAGGGAAATTCAGGTAACCAAGGTTTTTCCCGCATTCAAAAATTCAATTCCAGTTGGTTTGCCCGACGAACTGCTGAATCGACGTCCGGATATTCGCGCTGCTGAGCGGAGGCTTGCTTCTGACTCAATGAACATCAAGGCAGCCAAAAAAGCCATGTTGCCTGGAATCAATTTAAATGGAAATTTTGGAACCAGCACACGCGAAATTGATAACGTTCTGGAAATCGAGGATCTTCGATACCAAGTCTGGAATTTCGGATATAACATTAATTTACCTGTTTTCCAAGGTGGCCGCTTGCTTGCGGCTAAAGACCGGGCTTATGCGGTTTATACCCAGTCTCTGGCCAATTACGCACAAACCGTTCTGGAAGCCTTTGAGGAAGTGGAGACATCCTTGGCGGATGAGTCCTCTTTGCTGCGAGACGAAGCAGCTCTTCGCGAAACGGTGGTGGAGTACGAAGCCGCCGTAGAATTGGCCTGGGAGCAGTATGGCCGTGGTTTGGTTGACATTATTACTGTGCTTGATTCACAACGCCGTTTGTATAATGCCAATCGGTCTTTAATCATTGTTTCCAATCAACGTATCCAAGGTAGAATTGGTCTCTACCAAGCCCTAGGTGGCGGCTTTGTAGCCGACAACGACGAATCCCAAATCATTAAATAA
- a CDS encoding GDSL-type esterase/lipase family protein, which translates to MKARSLIPLTLLLTWGTTAALFPQQAADPDPNRFAKAIADFEESDKKNPFPKGGIVFVGSSSIRRLDIPSVFPGLKALNRGFGGSQISDVNHFIEETVLKYEPGITVLYCGGNDLWARKPSLQVLEDFKQFTAKLFERAPDGKLLVLAARPSPKRHSIIETELAFNYLVEMEALKDDRITYIRGSCDRYFDEKGNFYMDLFADDLLHMSDAGYKIWNEILTPHLKQ; encoded by the coding sequence TTGAAAGCACGATCCTTAATACCTCTTACGCTACTACTAACCTGGGGCACGACCGCCGCACTTTTCCCACAACAGGCCGCCGACCCGGATCCCAATCGCTTTGCCAAAGCAATCGCCGATTTTGAGGAATCTGATAAAAAGAATCCGTTTCCTAAAGGAGGTATTGTTTTTGTGGGCAGTTCAAGTATTCGAAGGCTGGATATTCCAAGCGTGTTTCCAGGCCTGAAAGCGCTTAACCGAGGATTTGGAGGATCCCAGATCTCTGATGTAAATCATTTCATTGAAGAAACGGTCCTGAAATACGAGCCGGGAATAACCGTTCTTTATTGCGGGGGAAACGACCTTTGGGCGCGCAAACCCTCGCTCCAGGTGTTGGAGGATTTTAAGCAATTCACTGCCAAGCTTTTCGAAAGAGCTCCTGATGGAAAATTATTGGTTCTCGCTGCAAGACCCAGTCCAAAAAGGCATTCCATAATCGAAACCGAGTTAGCATTTAATTACCTGGTGGAAATGGAAGCCCTCAAAGATGACCGCATTACCTATATTCGAGGATCCTGCGATCGGTATTTTGACGAAAAAGGGAATTTCTACATGGATCTATTCGCCGACGACCTGTTGCACATGAGCGATGCTGGTTACAAAATCTGGAACGAAATACTGACTCCGCATCTGAAACAATAA